TGTTTTGTAGAAGATGATCACAAAAAATATGATgctggaattaaaatttttatttttttatgtgaaaacaaacacaaacatgTGAAAAACTAAATAGTTGTAAGGTATTTTGTGTTTGTTTGAACATTCTCGTATATATCACTCAAGTAACAAGAATATACAGTATGTTATACATGTCTACTAACCAAGACATAACCTCATGGACTGAGAGTCTGGTGAATCCTTGATTCCAGCATTTCTAACGATCATGCTACCTAAGTTGTAGGGGAATCGAGGCAATAACGTATATTCCAGAAAAAGTGCAcctgtctttattattttaaaacatgttctgCTTAAACCATTACACAATTTATAGGCAATATACTAGATATTTTGATACTAGTACATTAAAAGTTACTTAACACTGACTTGACTTAAGCTCCAAACCTCTTACAGTACtacaacagttgcaaagttttctGTAGAATCGTCAGCACTGCATTGTTCAGATACACACTAAATCACATCTGAACTTGAAACATTCTTTGTCCTGCCCAATCTCCCCACAAAGAAGACAAAAGCTAGCTTCAGAAGACAATATTCTTCCTGGTATGATCATAGAGTTTATATATTTCTCCTTCctttttgttgaaaaacattTGTGGCTTTTTAAGCACGTTCTCtttgctttattaatatttttgtcttattcAAGAACCGTTGTAAAACCGTTAATAATAGGTATTAAAAGATTGAGGAATATTCTACATCTACATTGGAAAATATACTCTGAACTGTCTTGAACTGCATCATAATTCataataacaaaaagaaattaaaggtCGTAACTATATAATGATGAACGCTCTTTAGACGGATTATAATACAAGCATTTTAAAGATTAACATTTGCAAAGTTGAACTTATCTGTTATTAATTAGAAAGACATTTTAGTTTTTGACCAAAAACTAGTAGACCGTTTTCCTCCAGTTATTTTTCGATTGTTCCCATAATATAGTAGCATTAGTTACAGTGCTCTAGTTGTCTCTGAAACACAACATGGTATTACCTCAATCTACGATATTACATCGATCTCCTTTATATAAACATTGCAGAGGGCCGGCTATGTAGCCTGCTAACACTGTTCTTTGTCTCTACTAGCTGTCGATTTTCATCTTCTTTGTGATATTTCTGTGATCTTCTTTGACATAATCTGAGCAACTTCCTTAAAAAAAATCTAGgaagaagaaaaattgaaaatgaatttgTAATGGTGCATGTGTGATTAAActtcagtttttaaaactattttgaattttaagaattttggaaaaatattttgtattttatttacattttacgtaGTGTTCAATATGACcaggtaaaatatttgtttaagttattCTCACTATTGGGTTTACTATAAGAATCTTGAGTTAGGTtatgtttactataaaattattttccatgtaATCTAAGAAACTCTTGAGacattgatgttttaaattttttagatttctattcaaacatttaaatgaatttggaATACAATTaactgttttgaaattaaattttaccctGATCTGAAAGCATcttgaataatgaaatatttttaacctcAGGTTTTGAGCCTTTATGATTTCTGTTATATTTCAGTAGGTATATCACCAATTAGATTGTTCTGCTAGATGGATAGTTTTATTTCAGATCAGCACAGTGATTTTCTCTCTATCTCAAATTAATGTATCGAGACATATCTTTTCCCATTAGTATTGGATAATTATATTAAGCAATATATGTTTAGGATCTGTTAACTCTTTTCCCCATTCCTGCTGTGCCCATTACAGTGGTAAGGAGACTTCACTAAGTGGCCTTTACTTGCTTGGTTGTTATTATTcgatatattatacaaattcaatatacataaaaaacttacataACGCGGATTTATCCTAGAAGTGGCAATCATTTTTTTCTCTGTTGGCAGGCCATTTTTGATTGTTTTGCACccgtaagttactttaaaaatgttgtaaaaaacatgtttatatcatAAACCtacatgtgtaataatttttttcaaggaAATGTGGTGTTAAAAAcattaactatatgtataattaacaattaggctgtacataattaattaaacaaatatttttaacaataattttttaatttttgaaatttagtggGATATTATCACATTGTAAagcgtaatattaaaaaatattgaaatctagGATAGctaatttattcttcatttcatgtagtttaaaaaatatatagtggtATCCAGATCAtcttgaagaaaaaataaatatattgtaaaaacaacaCATAGTACATGAAAGGCTAAATTTATTACCATGGGtatgattatttacaaatatttacaaaaatataataaatgtttccaaAGTTGGCtaccaaaatttagaaaattgtgtgcaccacaaaataataaataaatgaataaccaatttctaaatttaagtGCTGGGATGTTAGGCCTACCTAAATTTGTTGGTATGGTTACgatcattttcaaaaattagcaATAATATTAGTACCTATCCACAAAAGTAGGCTCATAGGTGCTTAGACGCAAAGTGGTTAGAGCGACAGGTTTCGAAATCAAAATTTTcctatgtaaattttaatatggaaatattttactgattatattaattttataataaacaaagggtagggtacgataagcggacccggtttttttttttattgaagaatgtagtcatcgatacctaatattcgcatctcaaatcctagactatcaatcgatataaaagtatctatagtcctcaataacaagtatatgtttttagattaaaatatgaatttaatatttacagtaatcaaacaaattattataacaaaaattaggaaaactgaagacaatcatatttactcctctcacagttacagttgtttctttcccacaaatttcacataatggggttttcggtatgagtccaacatgttgaagccacaaaaacaatatattattttatttatgtcttatcatctgTTTATGTCAaagcaatgtcatgtagttttctaaaattgactgccatttttaataatcaaaataacttaacttgtataaaattgaaatttttttttttcccttggggtggcctactgccatgcacttaagcctcaagggctttttgcgcactccggaaacaccatgaggcctaccagtctatattaccctacgtgtattattttaaagtgtttacagctgttgatatctagactatttaagttaatatttcaaaataattaatcagtatcgattgattatatcaattgttatgattaagtaatattctttgccaatttccatataaaaaaccggatccgcttatcgtaccctaccctaaataaatactaatgttGAACTTTTACTGAAATATTGGCTTTGAGGTTCCAGAAAGCATAAAGGGATATCTAGTTGTTACTGTCAAGTACAGTACTAGGTTGTCGGAGTCTGACAGGTCAATAAGTTCTCTAATGTCACATGACATATCAATAAGGTTTTGGGACATTATTGAAATTAGAACCtaaaacaacactataacaagcTATAAACCATACGCAtgatatataactaatattttttagcTCCCAAACATTGTCACTGCACTGCAAAATAGGCTAGATTTACCTAGATTTAGGCTACTAAGTAATTACAACatatcacattattttaaaatcattaaattactGTCAAAAACACTACATATCCATTATAAACTCGTTATAAATTGATATTGTAAATCTAAAGACCAAAAGAGATGTTCACTGGCTTCTAAATGTATAGATGAAGATGATCGTAAGCTTTATGACATTGCTGTTGCCATAACAGCAAAACACatttcaccattgaaatcagcaactctttctgtttgaaatgggATATAAATAGTGGTGGTGGTATTGACTTATGTACTAAATAAACTGTCTTATCAGCTGcattataatgtcgattgccACTACAGAACTGACTTGGATCGATATTTTAATGTTGATTGCCAGTTTCagggttaaaatatattaacaacaataaataacgttaaaaatGACAAAACCAACTTTGGCATACCCTTACATATCagagaaattttacaatatttatagcttGCTCAAATAGCAGTGAGCAAccacttttgtgaaatggaggaaaggcTTCTCCACAAACAGGCGCACTTTCCTGtgatacaaaaatttacaaagatGGTCTGCCAGTATTCCACTCTTCAAAATTCTCTTGACTGCTCGCCAATAACTTTCCATTGTTGGAGTATTCCACCGCTCCATGgattaattaagtttttagaatatctgtaaaatatacaaactcATGAtcagttaaacaaaattaattttttaagtttaaatcataTGTTAAGTTGAATCAATTGTAATATCGGATtattcatgttaaaaaaaatcaaaacaatcgAATACGAATTATAGGCTGGTTATTAATGTCTACGTGTAAACTGTAGTGATGTTAccttttctattattaattattaaatggttttattttctattgaaaattgtgaaaaatattagGTACATTTTGGTATGAGGTGCTCTTAAATAATTGATTGCATCAAATTGATCTAGGAGTTAATTGATTACTGGATCTTATTAGTCAATAactatgaaatttcaatatttattcggTAAAAATCATTAACTGATAATTATActgcatatttattttaatttgtattgaatattgttaaaaatgattaaattgcTTTGCTGGTTTTATTGTTAATAAggtaatattattcttaaaaatatagtaaaaaatgctcataaaaataaaggaaaatattttaattgggtATGTGATACAATACCCGAAAAGTAAACTCTGTGGTTCTGTAATGACAAGTTGGTTCAAATTAACAAACAAGGTTGTTTTTCTGTgcagaagtattttttttattcaaatgtctTTATTGCTGTagagattacaaaatatataccaaacattgatattatttgtttaaaactttcacaAACACACATTATTAAAGcaccagtcaaacatacagtaTATGCCCTCATACTCATTCCTGCCAATGTTCCCACCTACAGCGCTGATTGTCAGTCTACTGGTAGTGCAGTCACACAGTTGTTTGCGATAAACTTTTCAACACTATAACATGCTTGGGACACTAACAAATGTTTCAAACAAAACTTCATAGTTTGGGAACAGCTAGCCATTCCTTGTACACAGGGTAGGAAGGCTAGCTACAGCAAGAAAATCCCTGTGACATTTCACGTTGTATTctcttgtaatttattataaatgcagAAACATACATACAGCtttgtttcttgttaaaaatagTCTAACtctcatatttaatttaaactaaaaaaaataaatcttgctATAAACAtgatgtttacaaatattttgaaacaaatgaaAATCTTGCTAACTTGCAAAACTTAActctgagttttttttttttagattttcttaatttcCATTTTCCTGTGGTTATTGACTGTTTAATTTCAGATCTAAAATTGAACTTGGAGATGTGACGCAGCATAACATAAAACAACTCAAACGATTAAACACAGTTGTATTCCCAGTATCGtacaatgaaaaattttacaaagatgTTTTGGAAGTAGGAGAATTGGCCAAATTAGGTAAGTGAATGTTGGGTTACCTCACGGACTTTtgcaaatacttaaattattcagTTCATCTCGTAGTTTTGAGCcaagaaaattttagtttaaaaaaattttttgaatcaaCTAAATGCtcttttatttcatacttttcatCATTTGAATTAATAAACTCCACTGTATTGTCTCTTTTTCCTATGTTTGCTGtttcctgtttttaaaaattgctggcaatgttgaaaaaaaacatgtattctaTGTCTAAAGGAAGCTTGATAAATTTTGGGTACATATCTCTAGATCGACATTAAGGACAAATATTTGGGGAACAGTCagcaaaactaatttaatttttgatatggaaaaatatttcttgtgctTGTAGATAACTATTCCCCCATAACTACATCTTGTTAGATCCTTTATTTAGAAAGTTGCCTTATAAATTACTTACAGAAttcttttagaaaacaaaatttctatgaattcataaaatcaaattttacaatataaggCATACTTAGATAACATTTAGTTCTTTGTTTACTGCTAAAATGTAATAGttccattaatttaaaaaaaaatattcaataaacttGTAACACATTTAATCGTAGAAGTGGCATGCGttgcatattattatattatgtacctTTTGAATGAGTTACTTATTATCTGATGTAAAATTCATATCCATGGTTGCAAAGAGAAAAATCAAACACTTCTCATAGTTTTGGGATTTGTTAGAATTTCTATTCTTTTTAGACTCTTCTATTGTTCTCGTACCAGCTGTTGGCTGCAACACCTGCCACTTGGATGTCTTTGTATTTATTGCACAATCTTCACTTTGTTAGAAGTGCAATTCTTTGTACGTATTTAAGAATTATAGAATTGTCCTCTGAATGGCAACTTTTGTTGTCAGTCCTACTTTTAAGTTGAATCAAACAATTTtagtattgttaaataaaagtgATAATCTTAAGAACTATATATATTTCAGATGCTAGCAATTCTCCCAAGGTCACTGACCTGATTGTATGACAATGATTTACTCCAAATGGGATTAGACTCAAACAGAGGGTTGTTTGAGTCTACTATCGCCCAAGGgctgtgtgtgtgttattttagagtttttcttttTACCCTTTGCTACCGAGATTAAACTTATATGATTATCGCTTTAGATTGCCGGACCACAAGGGCGGTCGTGGATTTACTACATACTGTCCTTCAGCTCAGAGGGCCACAAATGGCCATCACTGTTTTGCAGGCCACTATGTGTGGCCCACTGTATTGTGGAGTTACAACATTCTGTTCATATTCAATTGTGACTGGAAAGTGCTGCTATCTCTCCGtcaaataagtaattaaattaatatttctctatttccAGCACAAATTGTGGTAAATATCGTTCAGAATTGTTTTTATCTGACTATCAGTGACACTGtatgtattattatagtatatcctaacaatttgtaaaatactgGTGCATTTGGTGAAGACGAAGCTCAAAATATGGAAACAACTTTATATTCTTTTGATACTAAAGACCTACTTGAGACcgattgtattttttattctgtatataaaaatacttttaaaacaagattaatctataattcaaattaaatattagatgtttgtttaaaataaaattataaataaccaatcgataaagtttaaactttaaacgTAATAAACTGTGTAAGTTATTTaagaatttcaattaaatcttGTCTTTCTAAGAGCCGAAggtaaaatactgttatttaaatcatAGTAACAGTGACTTACATAGTTACACAAGCACTGAGTGATGACACAGATCTCAGCTGGCCACTATGAGAGGACAACCACCTGAGGCTCCATCCGAGTTGAGCAGGGGATAAGTTTTGGCCACATTAGTAGCCTCCTGATTGCAGAgggttaatatataatataaatttgtttttcgtATTGTGTAATTTGTTGActtgattttattgtattataaggAAAAGCAGATTCACCCAGTCCTGTTGCAATAAATGTGTGGTGCCATGTCTAAGGAACTTTCAGTTCATCATCACAATGAACTTAAGTACATTACCGTATTTTTCATGTCAAGATCCCCATCAccgaaatttttttgttttctgttgtcACCAGTGGTGAATCACCGCTCCTCTCTCAGATTGATTTGAACGCTACCGTGGTTGGAGCAAATTCTCAGTTAGTCATGAGCGTTATTTTCAGCTGTGACAGGATTTCGTGTAAAAGTGATGgcaaaatgaaaaactttattgTGATAAGATAACAAACTTGTAGTCTGTGGATACAAGGAATAAGAAAACAAAGTGACATTGCAAAGGAGTTTGGTATAGCAGTGAATACTCTCTCGACCATTTCTTACTGTACATTATTACTATAATTGTTGTAGATCtcaatttaacgaagttttgtaTTTCCCCGTGAGTTTCAATATATCAAGGTCCAACTGTAACACATAGGTAGTATGAGACAAAATGGTATTTATTTTCCCTATGCACAATTTCTTAAACCAAATCTCAGAACTCTTAGCTTtctcttcaaaaataaacataagcttttttattttgaagacatcttatatttttgttattaaacttaattaatctGTTAATTGTTATTTTCCAGCTTACTACAATGATATTGTTGTGGGTGCAGTATGTTGTCGCATCGACACGTCAGAACATGCTCGTAGACTGTACATAATGACATTGGGTTGTCTCTCGCCCTACAGACGGTTAGGAATCGGAACCCTCATGGTACAACATGTTCTCAATTATGTTGAAAAAGATGGAAATTATGATAACATTTACCTGTAAGTACCATCtaattagataattaattataattgctCTCAAATAACTACAAACTATGAggttagaaacaattttattattttattaacctcttgaccattatattaaaaatatccaaaattatactactttgttgtttttagtttttttttgtagattttggTGTAGTTTTTGAGGTGACTACATCTTTTGGTGGGCTATTGATGTATgtttaaaggatttaaataaattgattagatcttttctagctaacaaagccgttgtgtaatttaatcctggaagaaacttagttattctgttatttataattataaactttactcaATTATATTGGCccttaccttacattcacttaaaaaataaattacgtaaaaacagattttaatacaaattttactgtaGAAATGTCAAAACCatcaattgatttttaaaaagataaattaaatttaagaatttcaaACCATATAAACATAAGAACAACtagatatggaacaacaatagatgctgtctttacaagattttatgccagaattgttatttcttatttcagtcatattccataatttcatttttaatttataatgacaatgaaaatgaaataattactttggaaatacaagattgtagtgaaaatgatacaGACCAAATTATACAacctaatataaattattacaaggaaaatgtgtaaatatttaatatactttaatatttagtaaaacatattacaaaaataatagaataaaattaatagaaaatgtaaGACTTTTTATGTTAAGGAATTTAGTgtctcatataattttaaaatataaaaattaaccatttaataattgggaaacatattttttaaagatatatattcacagccaGTTATAAGAAGTCACTTCTGTCGGTTAGTCCCACTACTACCTTTCCATTTTTTCCAAGTTAGGATATTAGGTTATAAAACCGATTGAGTACCTTTTTCCAATTTCTTATTACTTCTTAaagatatttcattataatataacttaagaaaataaacaagaatattCTATAAGCAAACTTTAAGGATTTCAAAAAAATCTAGCAGATACcaaaatctaaaaacatttttttaaataattgtagatGTCTTAGAAATTCATAGACTATTACCAAAACTGGCATGTTATTCTGTAGAATATATGTGGAATAGAATAGTTGTTCAGTGTCCTTAGAGCCAAGGGGGTTGAGCTCAAAGACATGTTTCCAGTAAATCTACCCTATCTATCTTACAAATGCACTGATTTAGACCAACATTTAGCATATAAGTCGAATGGGCAATATTTTGACCAGGGTGTTGCTAGAGTGATTTTGAAGCCAAGTAATTTCAACTCCACAGCCAAAACCATTTTCCTCTAACTACTTTGCATGTCTTGTAAATCTATGGAGTttgatataaatatgtatgaataTGTTATTGAACATACAATTAGTTTCAGAAATATTAATACTTTCACATCTAAAGCAATACAAATGGTTtggattttcttaaattaaaaattgttattagcattcaattttaaaataacagttgaaacatttttatttgagatatttGGTCTCTTTTTGGTTTGATAAATAGTTACATACACAATTTCTTCTGCAAATTTAATTATAGCcctaaacttttttatttttatttcaaaactttgtgTACCCTCcaaaaacagaatttttagaatatttttttattaatttttgtgttttgttacaGGCATGTACAAGTAAACAACACAGGCGCTATAGAATTTTACAAGAAATTTGGCTTTGAAATAcacgaaacaaagaaacactatTACAAACGCATAGAACCAGCTGATGCTCACGTGTTACAGAAGACGCTGAGACCTACGTTAACCAATGGTGAAGTCAACCATGTATCGGAGAAGTGATATTAGTTATAAATGCGTGCCCACATCACCTGTTTGTACCATTTTCTCTATTTATTTCTTGATTGGCTACTGTTTTACATAACTAAATCTAAGTTATTTGGTCAAAGACttcttgtacatttttattgtatcacAATATTGTCAATCTGACGTGTCTTCCTTTTTTTCCAACCCTTTTTGTCattgtaacttatttaaatttaatagtcatctattataaaattttaatttgtaataatagcTGATGCCTGCCAAAATGAAcggatgaaataataattattgttgacacatgttgtttgaaaatatagaTATTCCCATTTTCTAATGCTTTTATATGCTATTTGATAAGgtctcttttattatttattttcttatgacgtatacaatgatttaatttttaattcttatacactGTCTTTGAACGGGCCATGAAACTtagtgtatataaaatttaagtgttctctttttctttattatgtgattaaaagtatatatttatttgtttgagaAGCTAAATGGTAAGAGCAGTCAAGGAGATGATATGTTTCTGTTTAAATGATTGGATTTGATCAGTTTGGGATGTTACTTCTGTGTGTTACGATCTATTGTAAAAACTGTTGATCAACTGCAAGTATGAGATAGTATTACCTTATTTGTTCTTCTTTCCCTTCAAGCCActagtaaataaattgtttgttcaTTTTTACGTTTTggtgtgattttttaaaattcctatATGTTACATAATTGTGCTTAGAATTTTTAGAAGCAGATGTTTTAGTGGTGACAGGAGTCATCCTCATTGACTTGGTGAAGGAGCACAACTGTATATATGCTCTTCAGGCAGAGATGGATAAGAAGGAAAATCTAATGAATTAGCTTGCGCCAGTTTCAGGCAGAAATGGATAAGAAGGAAAATCTAATGATTTAGCTTGTGCCAGTTCAATGGCTAACTGGTGTCATCATTGAGATGAGAAACTCAATGACTGATAGGCTTGGAGATTTATGAGGAATATTATACCAGATCAGCTGATCCTCATGATGAGATGAACTTCTATCTAACTAACCAGATATGGGTACCAGTACCAAATGGGAAAACTTTCTTCCCTTCCAGGTGAAAgaacaatcaattataaacataGCCTAAAACAAAGATGTGTTTGAAGACACTACAttctgaacatttttaaatatcttactttCCAAACAGTTGGTTAAATTTTATACACCAGAATATGCACACacaataaaatttgtgtaaacCAATGGATGAATTCGGGTGAATGCCTGTTAAAGTCTTAAAGTTTTTATAGTGTCGGAACCAAGATTAATAAGTAAGAGGAAGAGATGTATGAGAGCTATCTAGAAAGTAGCaagacattttgaaataaaaaattaaccaactgaaataggaaaattttattagatacatttaaaagctacactCGTAGGCGATTTTTCAACATAATCCCTGTTCTAAGTGAGATATTTATCATAACGTGAAACAAGTTTTTCTattccagctttgtagaaatcagctgcctgagatcttaaccactgattaacgcCAGCATGAAGTTAAGCGTCACTGATGCCAGCATAAAGTTAAGTGTCACTGCTTTGCGAGCTAGGTCTTCATCGTTGGAAAGAGGTGGTAGTCACTTGGTGCCAGATGTAGGCTGTAAGGCGGATGGTCAAACACTTCCCAATCAAAATCATCCAAGAATTGTCGTGTACAATTGGCTGTATGAGGATGTGCATTATAGTGGAAAAACAACATTTGTGAGCTCAATTTTCCCCTACGTTTGTTTTGTATCGCTCGCTGTAGCTTCTGTAATGTTTCACAGTACCTCTCAGTGTTAATTGTTGATCTTCGAtcaaggaaatcaaccagaatcacaCCCTTAGTAACtcaaaaaacagttgccataatctttcTCGCTTACAGAGTTTTGTAGACATTTTCTTGGCTT
This Homalodisca vitripennis isolate AUS2020 chromosome 3, UT_GWSS_2.1, whole genome shotgun sequence DNA region includes the following protein-coding sequences:
- the LOC124356722 gene encoding probable N-acetyltransferase san, producing MTRSKIELGDVTQHNIKQLKRLNTVVFPVSYNEKFYKDVLEVGELAKLAYYNDIVVGAVCCRIDTSEHARRLYIMTLGCLSPYRRLGIGTLMVQHVLNYVEKDGNYDNIYLHVQVNNTGAIEFYKKFGFEIHETKKHYYKRIEPADAHVLQKTLRPTLTNGEVNHVSEK